The Fortiea contorta PCC 7126 genome has a segment encoding these proteins:
- a CDS encoding M16 family metallopeptidase has protein sequence MARKFQHGKRLFYALISAFAFLLFTFNFSGVATAAAKHYTQLQFAPLPEIKLPKYERFVLQNGLVVYLMEDHDLPLVSGTLLVRTGSRWEPGEQVGLASFTGAVMRTGGTKQYSPDQLNEILEQRAAAVETSISEAAGSASFEALSEDLETVFGLFANVLREPVFTQEKLDLAKTQAKGGIARRNDSPDAIASREFRKLIYGKDSPYARTTEYASIDRISRADLVKFYQEYFHPNNLILGIVGDFQPQKMRSLIQAKLGDWKRNPKITQSSLPQVSPANGGGVFFVNQPQLTQSSVLIGHLGGKFKDPDYAALDVLNGVLNGFGGRLFNEVRSRQGLAYSVYGYWSPRFDYPGMFIAGGQTRSDATVQFVKSLQGEIKRIQAQPVTAQELAFAKESTLNSFVFNFQDPNQTLSRLMRYEYYGYPADFLFRYQKAVAATTAADVQRVAKQYLKPENLVTLVVGNQTTIQPPLTQLAAQVTPIDVTIPTVPQAKN, from the coding sequence ATGGCGAGGAAATTTCAACACGGCAAGAGGCTATTTTATGCTTTGATTAGCGCTTTTGCTTTTTTACTTTTTACTTTTAATTTTTCTGGCGTAGCGACAGCAGCGGCGAAGCATTACACACAGTTGCAGTTTGCGCCTTTACCTGAGATTAAGTTACCCAAGTATGAGCGGTTTGTGCTGCAAAATGGCTTGGTTGTCTATTTAATGGAGGATCATGACCTGCCGTTGGTGAGTGGTACACTGTTGGTGCGGACTGGCAGTCGTTGGGAACCAGGGGAACAGGTGGGGTTGGCTAGTTTTACGGGTGCGGTGATGCGTACTGGTGGAACGAAGCAGTATTCTCCTGATCAGTTGAATGAAATATTGGAACAACGGGCGGCGGCGGTGGAAACTAGTATTAGTGAAGCTGCGGGTAGTGCTAGTTTTGAGGCTTTGAGTGAAGATTTAGAAACCGTGTTTGGGCTATTTGCCAATGTGTTGCGCGAGCCGGTGTTTACTCAAGAAAAGCTAGATTTGGCTAAGACCCAGGCTAAGGGTGGAATTGCTCGTCGTAATGATAGCCCAGATGCGATCGCGTCTCGTGAATTCCGCAAGTTAATTTACGGAAAAGATAGCCCCTATGCTCGGACTACGGAATATGCAAGCATAGATCGGATTAGTCGGGCAGATTTGGTCAAGTTTTATCAGGAATATTTTCACCCCAATAATCTAATTTTAGGGATTGTGGGGGATTTTCAACCGCAGAAAATGCGATCGCTCATCCAAGCAAAGTTGGGTGATTGGAAGCGTAACCCCAAAATTACTCAATCCTCGTTACCGCAGGTTTCGCCAGCTAATGGGGGCGGGGTGTTTTTTGTCAATCAGCCGCAGTTAACCCAGAGTAGTGTGTTAATTGGGCATTTGGGCGGGAAGTTTAAAGATCCTGATTATGCAGCTTTGGATGTGTTGAATGGGGTGTTAAATGGTTTTGGTGGTCGCTTATTTAATGAAGTGCGATCGCGCCAAGGTCTAGCTTACTCTGTTTATGGTTACTGGAGTCCCCGTTTTGATTATCCTGGCATGTTCATTGCCGGTGGACAAACTCGCTCTGATGCTACTGTGCAATTTGTCAAGTCTCTACAGGGGGAAATTAAACGCATCCAAGCGCAACCAGTTACAGCCCAAGAGTTAGCTTTTGCGAAAGAATCTACTCTCAATTCCTTTGTCTTCAACTTTCAAGATCCGAACCAAACCTTATCACGGTTAATGCGCTACGAATATTATGGTTATCCCGCCGATTTTCTGTTTCGTTATCAAAAAGCTGTAGCCGCAACCACCGCTGCTGACGTACAAAGGGTAGCAAAGCAATACCTCAAACCAGAAAATCTGGTCACTCTGGTAGTAGGAAATCAAACCACCATTCAACCACCATTAACGCAGCTAGCAGCACAGGTGACACCTATAGATGTCACGATTCCGACTGTACCACAAGCAAAAAATTAA